In the Piscinibacter sp. XHJ-5 genome, one interval contains:
- a CDS encoding IclR family transcriptional regulator C-terminal domain-containing protein gives MHADSAPPITDNAAPRPSDTYVQSFARGLQVIRSFSAQAPQQTLSEVAQRTGLTRAGARRILLTLESLGYVRCQGRQFSLAPRILDLGFAYLSSLPLWNLAEPVMERLVEEIKESCSAAVLDGAEIVYVLRIPTHKIMSINLGIGSRLPAHCTSMGRMLLADLAPAALDALLRENPPTRHTERTIVDLRQLRAELATVRQQGWCLVNQELEEGLVSLSAPIRDRAGRVIAAMNVSGQVNRTSPAHMLEHFLPKLRAAADEISQMLQPKP, from the coding sequence ATGCACGCCGACTCCGCACCACCGATCACCGACAACGCCGCGCCGCGTCCCAGCGACACCTACGTGCAGTCGTTCGCGCGCGGCCTCCAGGTGATCCGCTCGTTCAGCGCGCAGGCGCCGCAGCAGACGCTGTCCGAAGTGGCGCAGCGCACGGGCCTCACGCGTGCCGGCGCGCGGCGCATCCTGCTCACGCTCGAAAGCCTGGGCTATGTGCGCTGCCAGGGTCGGCAGTTCAGCCTGGCGCCGCGCATCCTCGATCTCGGCTTTGCATATCTCTCGTCGCTGCCGCTGTGGAACCTCGCCGAGCCGGTGATGGAGCGCCTGGTCGAGGAGATCAAGGAGTCGTGCTCGGCCGCGGTGCTCGACGGCGCCGAAATCGTCTATGTGCTGCGCATCCCGACCCACAAGATCATGAGCATCAACCTGGGCATCGGCAGCCGGCTGCCCGCGCACTGCACGTCGATGGGACGAATGCTGCTCGCCGATCTGGCGCCCGCGGCGCTCGACGCGCTGCTGCGCGAGAACCCGCCGACGCGCCACACCGAGCGCACCATCGTCGACCTGCGCCAGCTCAGGGCCGAGCTGGCCACGGTGCGACAGCAAGGCTGGTGCCTCGTCAACCAGGAGCTCGAGGAAGGACTGGTCTCGCTGTCGGCGCCGATTCGCGACCGCGCCGGCCGAGTCATCGCGGCGATGAACGTCAGCGGCCAAGTCAACCGCACGTCGCCGGCGCACATGCTCGAGCACTTCCTGCCCAAGCTGCGCGCGGCGGCCGACGAGATCTCGCAGATGCTGCAACCGAAGCCATGA